In Toxoplasma gondii ME49 chromosome II, whole genome shotgun sequence, the genomic stretch aaaaggacTCGAGTTAGAatggaaacagaaaacgacaaATCATAGGATAGTGCACAGGGGCAGATGCACCCATTGCAACAACTCGTCTGTGTGTGATATCTCCGGCTCTCTGGGCTCTgcagtgtctctcctctgatTTTTTCAAGTTTCTACCTCCTCAAAGAGTATCGCGGCTTCTGAGTCTGCCTCAGAAAGAGGAGCGTTCCTGGAAAATCAAGGCATCAATGAATCAGTCGAGCTGCACATTTGTCTCTGCATATCTACGTCTTTCTATTTTACATGCCATTAAAGCGAGAACATTGTGTAGCTGTTAGCCTTCATCAGTTACTATGTAAACTCATGGATACTGAAAAATGTAAATTTCTACTAGACGTCGAGTCCCCCGCTGCAATAGATGCTTATATGTAAGTATGATGCTCAAGAATATCCATTGCGCTTTATATATAATAATATATGTAATATAGAgaatatacacatatatacatatttataaTCGAGAGAGTAAATATACAtctaatatatatacatatataaatacatatatcgATATTCTGTTCTATGGAGATGAATACGTCTTTTTGTTTTACCTAATTTTACAGCGTCCAGATATATCTGTGCAGGGGAAGATACCTCCAAAAACACACACCTAAATATACCAATCCAAACATGCACATACAAATGtatacagagacagaaagagacagatacattaaatatatatatatatatatatatatatatatgtatatatatatgtgtagatATCCACTGGGAGTTTCCGGATTTGAGGAATGTTTTGCGTATGAGCAcatcgcatgcagttcatgTTTTCCCCAAGAACCGCCTGCTCACCGAGAAGGATTGAATCGTTGACGGTGACGTAGTATCGCCGTCCTGGAAGCGTGAGTCGCGAAGCCTGCAGAAGAGTTTGACCTTGTCGTTTGCCCTTGACGGAAGTggaggaagccgaggaaaaACCAGAATTAAGAGCTTTCGGTGCATCTCTTttgttcctctcccttttttcgctgtttgtgctcctctttttcgtAGTTGCCATTTCCTGTTTTATTTCCACCCTGAACCAGATGGTTTAGCGGTTGTATCTCAACGCACTCACACCCTCCAAAGAAGCTTTTCCGTGAGTTCACTCCACTGAAACGACTCGGCAGTTCCACAGATCGTGATCATTCTTTTTGTCAAGACGCTGTCTTCTTACGCAAGTTTGGGGACGACGACTTGCTGGGGAtttcgcctcttcgttgttcttctctggagagcgaaagagagaaagtctTCCTCCATGGCCACCGATCTTCTTCGTGTTCGTTTTCCCTgccgctttctctgcgcctctcgctttttttctctctccggtgCTGAGCGCGCCAGACGCGGCGGAGCGTGAGAGCTCGGCTTCCAGGTTCCTCGTCAGCCGCGTCTCGAACTTCGAGGTCAGTTCTCGGCAAGCAAAGGCCTTTGGAAGAGACCGCTCGCCGTCCTCGCCGAGCGAAAACGCCGTCcccaggcgaagaagcgaaagatgcagagggcggagaacggagaaaagggaagtGAGAAGCCGAGCGACGGCAAGtggaaaggggagaagaagatgcagcaGAGCAAGGCGTTCCGTCGCGCTCTCGCAGGCGTCGGCgcgccgaggaagaggaacaaggagaagaagaagaaccagaagaagcagaagaaccagaacaggaagaagagcaagcatcttgaagaaagaagcgttCGGAGAGGAGATTCAAAAGCTCCCTCGCTTGGTCAAGCCTCCGAGCCCAGTGAGCCTCGCGGTTGCCTAAGGCTGTCCAGTAGCGGGAAGAGTCCTGAGAACACCAGGGGggacaaggagagaaagatggcgagaaatggagaaaagaggaaaacggagaggtGATCCcgaaagcgaaaagaagagaggagacaaggagaagacaCCCTGAGAAGGGAGATAAGAGAGACAGTtccggagaagagaaggaaggagatgGACATGTGAGAGGGtcaaggcagagagagagacatggaacagagaaagaatgagagagaaagagaggagacggacgagAGACGGTGAAGAGAGTGTCGAAACGAGAAGACAAAAGGATGAAGAAGGTCAAGAGCGGAGAACGAGATAAAGGAGGTGAAGCAGGTGAAGGAGATGAGAGAGGGATGGGAGGGAAGGGGGtccgacagaaaggagagaggaacaaggagatgaaggagaaTGCGAATAGAGACAGACATCATTGTGACGCGAAGGACTGCAGGAAGAAGATCCGAAAGTCCGACGGATGGAGGCGCAAGAGGCTTCcgccacagagacagacgttAAGAAACTGAGGAAAAGAACGACAACCACCCATCGGCAGTGCTCCCGTTTGCGCCTCCTTTGCGGATTCCTTCTTCAGGCCTGGAGGAACCTCGCTGCTTCCCTTTGTCTTTCTGAACTCGTCTGCTTCCAGTTTTTGCATGTGCTGTCCATACCCCAAAGCGGCGCTcatcctcgctcttctcttgcaCCTATCGATCGCCAATGACATTTTGGAAGGCTTCGCAACTTACGCAGGCCAGCTTCCCCAGAGGCGCTCCGTCGCCCCTCCAGGTTTTCACGATTTTATCGGCTCCCGTCGTGAGCAGCCAAGGCGTCTTCTTGTTGCAGGGACTGTGCGCTGCACTTGAGACGTTCTGGTTCGCGTCGAGTTGCTGGGAGTCTCCCTCAGACGGCATCTCCGGCGACGCGCCCTCGTTCCTCGACGAAGGTGGCGACGAACGAGACCGCTTGAGGCTTTGAGGAGAGTCGgcgcgaggacgagagggagGCCTGGCGCCTGAGTGCGATGTCCCGGGCAGAGTCGTTCGCTCTTCGTTCatcggcttcttcgtcgaagggacagaagccgctggcagagaaaggacgcCTGATTCGGTCTCGCGGTGCTGTGgcggagagcaggaagaagcatCGGGAGGCGGTGCGGTGTTGGCggtcgaggaggaaggacCAGCCGGGGAGAGATCCGCAGAGCTGTAGAGATGCATCGTCAGGAtcgcatctgcatgcgcggcgcgCTCCCAAAGCAGGGTCACTTCtgaaacagacagacgacgcaCACAacagaacaaggagaaaaaacaatcggtaagacgaaagagaagacaggagtCGCGTGAGAGAACCCAGACGCGCGAACAGGAGGGTAtccgggagaagaagagagagccaggaaaaacggaaggGAGAATGAGGAAGGATACGGAACGACCTGGGAGGCCGAGCGCAAGCAagcgacaagaagagagagcaccCTCAGCTATCTGATAGGCGTTTTCGCgattcgtttctttctgcgagTGCGACGTTTGTCTCGCACTCCCGCAGACATGTGAATGCAATCGCATTGGGCCATGCGCAATTTGCGGGGGACAACACAGTTGGTTCGAGGATGGGAGgccgaggaaaacgaaggactCCACAGAGACATCAAATggtcgaggagagacaagaggctgaaggaaagaagagaaaggacagttgctcgcagagaaacggagggTCCTGATTCTGTGCAATCGCAGACACCGAGAGCTGCCGAGAGTGAATAAGACAGACTCTCTGGAGAAGGCTTTGTTTCAACCTTTCTACGCGCTGTTTTCTACGCTGTCGGCTGCAGGTTAAGGCTTCAAAAGAGGGCATGGAGGAGACCGGCACATCAAAGGCAGTGCAAACGATGGTGCGGCGACGCCAGCGATatggaaaagaggaaaaaatgCAGGCGAACATCTCGAACGCGGTGGGGATTGTTATTGACAAActgaggggaagagaagccgGTTGCACTGTGAGCTTTTTAGAGAGGGTCcgcaagacagaaagagcTGACAAGAGACGGAGTGGAACTGGACGCTGCTTTTCGTTCCTTTACCCTGACGCGAAGACTTCATCTCGAACGCTGTCGACactgagaaagagaaacggaagtcCGCGAGACTCATTCAGAGAGGACAGTGGAAATGGAAGAGAGGCAAACGGCTTGGAACCGTGCTTTGAAAAGaccaaagaaagaaacatggCAAGAGAGACGACCCACCCCAGCAggggaaaggcgaggagaagcgggagaggaagcgaaccAAAGGAAGCAAGGAAAGCGCAaaaaacgggagagagaggaacagagcgGTGCTGAGGTAgcgcgcgaaaaaaagaggtaGAGAGACGCGGTGAGTgcgtgagagagaagaaaagggaagatACAAAatcacacagagagaaacagaaagacatAGAAGCTATTGggcgaccgagagagaaagcgagacacacaagaagtcgaggaacgTAGAAAAGGGACGAGGCTTACCTGAACGATGCGGtgtcctccttttttcttgtgCGCGACTGCATCCATGTTTCTCCGACATGTGGTTTCTTTCCACGTTCTtgttctgtccttctctttctgagttttctttccttccttctcgtctgttgTGTTCGTCCTCGGCGCACTCGcccgcttcctctgctgctccgCCTCTGGCGAGTTGCGTAATGAAGGCTCGGCTTTCGAGCCGGCCAAACGAGTACGATTCTTTCggcctttctcgtctcccttcctctctgctccccCCCCTTGCCCCAGGTCTCGCTCGGCGTCcactctctccttcttcttgttcttctgcttcttctgtttcttcttcttctcctttttctttctcttcccgtTCCTGCTTCTCAGCTCTCGCCTGGCCTCCTCCGCTCTCCTCGGCCCTGTCGCCCCTACCGCCTTggtcctctctcttgcttcctgACCTGTCTGTTCCTCCGACAtgctcgctttctcgtcctcgcgtCTCGAGGCCTCGCTCAGGCTGCCTGCTATCCTCCGAGAGAGACCACGGGAGACTCTCGTCGCGGAGAAGACCTGAGGAGTCTCCGGAGTCCTCCTTCCCCGAAGACCGGAACGTAAGCGCGGTGGAGGCGGAGTGTGCTGTGTCGATGGAGCTCGAAAGGTCGGCGTTCAGAAGCGCCTTCTCCCACTGTTGCATCTGCAGACTGACAACGTCCACTCGGTCCCCCAGGCGTCGGGCAAGGCGACGCTCGAGACTCTCCCTGCCCCCTCCGTCAGGCTCGCCTGCTGAACAAGAAAACGGCGCAACATGCAGAgtcggaggagacgcgcaagGCCTCCGACTCAGACGCGCGACGCCCGAGCGCAAACGccccgcagagagaagatgcTCATAGGACCAGCAACGTAGAAATCCCTGGACATAGCGAGACAAAAGAAGGACAACAAAGAGGACAGCACGCGGCTGAAGAGGTCAGCAGGGGGGACAGTGGGtgtggaaagaagagcggaggaAAAGGACCGAACTCCAGGGGAAAGAAGGACAGCGAGAGATACAAAAACCAGTGTCAGGAacacaaaaaagagaacgaaaaaggcGAAATCGTACgagacgaaaacggagacgtcctgaagcgagaaaggcagaagagagcaagagagagagcgatcAAGGAATTCGGCCGTCAACATCGTCACTCAGCGAGACAAGGAACATGCGTCCATCCGCTAGAAGGTTGAGGCGCCAGAGCAAGGCTTCACGTTCTTGAGGGTGTTCcagcctctctccacaggaaaggcgagaaaccTCTTCCCACAACGCCTCTCTACAACACAGCATCACCGTCCGGCGATCCTGtattccttctctgttcttcaaACGTTATATCGGCATCCACGTTGACCGCGCCCTGCCCTCCCAGCTTCAGACTCCGCGCCCAAGTTCCCCCCTGTCAGCGACTCTCTCGCGGTGTCGACTTCACCTTTTCGTCTGCAGTGAAgagctctgttttctctggcTGGACGGTGTTGAACTTGACGGCAGTCACGCCTACAGGAACAGCGACGTCTTCAGCGTCACCGAGTTTCAGCTTTCTTCGATAGGTGAACACCAGCTCTTGCGACTCGCTCACGTTCCGAGTCTtcattcgtcttctttcgtgTGCAGTTTTCAAATCGCGAAATCCTGGActgccctctcttctctctctctctccccctctcgcCGCGGCCGCGCTGGTCGTCGGCAGCGTCTCCCCTGGAAACTCTCGGCGTAGATGTGGACCAGCCTCTTCAGCTGTAAGCCGCGTTTCGAGACCGAAAGGAGGCGTCTCagacaagagaagcgagTGACGAGTTGCAGGCGCAGGCGTCGACTCTGGTAGGCCAGTTGTCGCCTTCACAATCACGTCTTGAGGTCtagcagaggagacaagaggcgCTGTTTCGCCTTCGAGGAGAATGTCTCCGTGTCCAGGCCCgcagggagaagacacaagCTCTTTTTTGCTTTTCAGCGAAGACAAACGCATCTCCTTTTGATAAGGCTGACCTCCCTCATCCTTGACTCGAGgccgagaaggcgcaggaTGAACGGAGACACGGGACCAagcgtctgtctccgatGTCTCCTCTGAAGGCGAGTCTTCGAGCTCGGCGCCCGACACAAGAAGGTCATCGAAGTGCGACAGATTCTCCCAGCTGTACACGCAGGTCCACACCGAGTACGGTGCTGTCCGGCTACTCGGCTGCCACAGAGAAATCGCTCCCGCTGCAGAAAAAATGCGAATAAAAAGAAAAAGTCGAGAACGCAAAAGAGCGAACCTTCAAACCTATATGACCAGCATGCACAATatcgcatatatatatatatatatatatatatatatatatatatatgaaaatatgtatatatgtgtatgtatgtgtatatatgtgtacatgtggGTATGTGGTAAAAGACCTtagatatatgcatctgTTTGAATAAATATTTATATGAGTGTGGATGTGGATGTAACGCGTTATACGCCGATTCCCAAGCGCATCCTTCGCTATATCTGCAACTGGAAGTCATGTCAGAAATCAGTCACATGTGTGTGACTGGGTTGTTTTTATTTCCTGAACAGATACACACACGTAGGTGGCTGCCTAAATCTTTGACATGACCCAtgggatatatatatatatatatatatacatgtatatctaGTGTAAAGCATGTTTATACAACAGGGACGATGAACCtggttttttttcgcttttttttttCAATTGTAGGTCTCTTGATCGACAGTGTCGGGCCAACTGCACATGGTGTCTCGCAGAAATTCGTTTtcaaacacacacacccaCTGCCTAGAAAGCGGCAGAAACGAGCATGCAGTTTCGATTCAGCTCGACTCCTGTAGTGCTTCACGCTCTTCGGAGGTTCACGGAGTTACGCAGTTCTTCTGCTACGTTGATGCCCAGTGGAAGTGTAGGCGGACGACGATAAGGGGATTCCGGTCTTATATTCGGAAAAGACACAATAACTGTATGCACTGGACGAAGAGGTACCAGAGTGAGAGAGACTCACACTGGTCCCCCACTGCAAGGAGGCTAAGAGGTTCAAAGAAGTCTAGAGCTCGCACAGCTGCGCTGAcaaggcaagagagaaggcaggaaaggcgagagcaTGGAGATTCTTTAGTACTACTGCTAGAGCAGCGAAGACAACTCATaaaggacgaaaaagaagacgtcGATGTCAcacgaaagagaacaaggccTCCAGCAGTAAGGgggcctctctctgccctgtCGGAACCTTCgttccttcgcttttccatatacatatctatatgcatatatatttgaatATATAGTTATTTCCCTGCGCTTGAATCTAGCGACATCAGCGGGGTCTTTCCGAAGGTCAAGAAACGAGCATATATTCGGATACACGCGCGTATGTTTATTTGACGTTTTTGTGCGCTTCGTGTGTACCAAGGACCACGGAGAGTAGTTTCTCGCCTCAGCGTCTTCAAACAAAGAACATGAACACTACAGGAAGACGCGCATGCGACGAGCTCGAGGGCGGTCGCCACAGCCATGGCAGAACATCCTCCAGGTCCCAGTTGAACGCGATAGCGAACCGCCGCGGccgaacgcgaagaagacgcaaggACCTGCTCGGAGAGCGCGACTGGAGCTCCAGGTCTAGAGGGGGAAGGCGCAGTCGCGCAAGCCAGGCCAAATCTGCAAATCGAGTCCCGAGGAGGACAGAAAAGGCAAAGCAGCAAATgggcagagaaaacgagaccaacggaggagacgcagaccgagacgaagaagaggatagactgaaggcgagagagaggaaggacttcgacagagaaagacaaagatgGATACAAGACGCACGtacaagaagaaaagcattCATCCCTTTTTACGAGCTGTCTTCGTGATGCTGCTCAGACTCAACAGGTATCTTCGAGCAGCTCGCTTGCAGTCCACCTGCGTCGGCTTCCATCAAAATGTGAACGATTATGTCAGGGCAGATCCAAGTCTGTATCTGCACCCGTGTGAGCGAAAGAAAATATCACTGTGCACCTGCACTCGTGTATGCAAGAGAACtattatatatacatatatatgtatatatataaatatatatatatatatatgtataaatatatatatatatatatatgtatatagacgtatatatgcatgtatatatatagatgtatatatagatgtatatatagatatatatatgcatatatatatatatatatatatatatatatatataaacgcgtatgtgtgtgtgcagggCCAGAGTTGTGGTGAGGCGACCGCGATGATCTGAGAGGGAGAGGGTCGAGGACGAAAAcaagcaggagaaagaggagacgatgAGTGAAGAGAGGCCAAAGACTGGAGTGGAGCTTCTGTGTGACGAGATCCCCAACCACGGCGCTGAGAGCAACAGCAGCTCAAGGGAGACGGTTTCGCAGACTCGCCGCTACTTGTCGTTGTCTCCAAGCGCCGTTGTTCCGTAGCCTCCTCACGCGTTTCCATCTTGCTCGTGGAGCATGACGAGTCCATCTGTAGAAGCGGACAAGAAGTTCGAGGAGGTTCCCCagaaagcaaagagacaaacgtCGCAGGGATGCTTGCAGAACGTCTGGAACGCGGCGCCTGTGAGGGCGTTGAAGCTCTCAATGTTTCCGGCAGAGTCGCCGACGTACAGCAGCCGCGCGCGCATGTCAAAGCTCATCGCCGTGATCTCCCTGTCGCGTACTCCTTGAAGAACCTGGAAACCACAAgatggaaggagaaagaaaggaacgacGCGAAACTCTAGCGGACAGGCATGGCTTGTCTGTCGAGACACAAAAGCGCACACAGGCGAGAGGCCCCCTGTCTTGCGCCTCTTCAATCGACAAGGAAATGCAGAAAGAGCATGCCGCGGTCTTGGACCTCGTCATCATCTGGATGGCAGTTCTTGCGAAGAAATAACATGTGCATACCGGTGAAC encodes the following:
- a CDS encoding hypothetical protein (encoded by transcript TGME49_221880), yielding MKTRNVSESQELVFTYRRKLKLGDAEDVAVPVGVTAVKFNTVQPEKTELFTADEKGFLRCWSYEHLLSAGRLRSGVARLSRRPCASPPTLHVAPFSCSAGEPDGGGRESLERRLARRLGDRVDVVSLQMQQWEKALLNADLSSSIDTAHSASTALTFRSSGKEDSGDSSGLLRDESLPWSLSEDSRQPERGLETRGRESEHVGGTDRSGSKREDQGGRGDRAEESGGGQARAEKQEREEKEKGEEEETEEAEEQEEGESGRRARPGARGGSREEGRRERPKESYSFGRLESRAFITQLARGGAAEEAGECAEDEHNRREGRKENSEREGQNKNVERNHMSEKHGCSRAQEKRRTPHRSEVTLLWERAAHADAILTMHLYSSADLSPAGPSSSTANTAPPPDASSCSPPQHRETESGVLSLPAASVPSTKKPMNEERTTLPGTSHSGARPPSRPRADSPQSLKRSRSSPPSSRNEGASPEMPSEGDSQQLDANQNVSSAAHSPCNKKTPWLLTTGADKIVKTWRGDGAPLGKLACDSSRYWTALGNREAHWARRLDQARELLNLLSERFFLQDACSSSCSGSSASSGSSSSPCSSSSARRRLRERDGTPCSAASSSPLSTCRRSASHFPFLRSPPSASFASSPGDGVFARRGRRAVSSKGLCLPRTDLEVRDAADEEPGSRALTLRRVWRAQHRREKKSERRRESGRENEHEEDRWPWRKTFSLSLSREEQRRGEIPSKSSSPNLRQTTRSNSSAGFATHASRTAILRHRQRFNPSRNAPLSEADSEAAILFEECLRKASPAGNAR